A window of Eubacterium sp. 1001713B170207_170306_E7 contains these coding sequences:
- a CDS encoding ABC transporter substrate-binding protein, which yields MKKLKRLLALGVALVMTAAVFAGCGNKTAGIDAKDGNTLVYGSQDYTAINPALYEHGEINLLLFAGLTAHDENDKVVPGMAESWDWNAAESAYTFHIRDGITWQDGEKFTAKDVKFTLEAIMNPDNASEIASNYEDITKIEVPDDQTVKIFLKAPNVAMLDYLTIGILPAHLLEGKDLATNDFNRNPVGTGPYKLVSWDEGQSITMEKFDDYYAGAPKIGKVIFKIVGDTKARAMQLKSGELDMAQVPPNDAKQFEGNDEFKIYDMETADYRGILYNFNNDLFKNNRELPNALSYAIDRQAIIDSVLLGEGQLAYSPLQAGPYNNPDIEKFDYNPAKAQEMLEAAGWKKGSDGVYEKNGTRLAFKINIAEGDQVRVDIANVAAQNLKDIGVDATVSVNAETDWAGQETYLIGWGSPFDPDDHTYKVFGTDKGSNYSGYSNPKVDDLLQKARETDNDAQRMEYYKAFQEELTKDMPYTFIAYVDAIYVAKANIQGITPDTILGHHGVGIFWNIADWTLN from the coding sequence ATGAAAAAATTGAAAAGGCTGCTGGCTCTGGGCGTTGCCCTGGTGATGACAGCAGCAGTATTTGCAGGCTGCGGCAATAAGACAGCCGGCATAGACGCAAAGGATGGCAACACGCTGGTATACGGCAGCCAGGATTACACCGCGATCAACCCGGCGCTGTATGAGCACGGCGAAATCAACCTGCTTCTGTTCGCCGGCCTGACCGCCCACGATGAAAATGACAAGGTTGTTCCGGGAATGGCAGAGAGCTGGGACTGGAACGCCGCGGAGAGTGCCTACACCTTCCACATCCGGGATGGTATTACATGGCAGGACGGTGAGAAATTCACAGCGAAGGATGTCAAGTTTACACTGGAAGCCATCATGAATCCGGACAATGCTTCAGAAATCGCATCAAACTATGAGGACATCACGAAAATTGAAGTGCCGGACGATCAGACAGTCAAGATTTTCCTCAAAGCGCCCAACGTCGCAATGCTGGATTACCTGACCATCGGTATTCTGCCGGCGCACCTGCTGGAGGGCAAGGACCTGGCTACCAATGATTTTAACCGCAACCCCGTCGGCACCGGCCCTTACAAGCTTGTTTCCTGGGATGAAGGCCAGAGCATTACCATGGAAAAATTTGATGATTATTACGCAGGCGCCCCAAAAATCGGCAAAGTGATCTTCAAAATTGTCGGGGACACCAAAGCCCGCGCCATGCAGCTGAAATCCGGCGAGCTGGACATGGCGCAGGTACCGCCGAACGATGCCAAGCAGTTTGAAGGCAATGACGAATTTAAAATTTACGATATGGAAACAGCCGACTACCGCGGGATTCTGTATAATTTTAACAATGATCTGTTTAAAAACAACCGAGAGCTGCCAAACGCCCTGAGCTACGCCATTGACCGCCAGGCTATCATTGATTCGGTGCTGCTAGGGGAAGGGCAGCTGGCTTACTCGCCGCTTCAGGCAGGGCCTTACAACAACCCGGACATTGAAAAATTTGATTACAACCCGGCCAAAGCCCAGGAAATGCTGGAGGCAGCGGGCTGGAAAAAAGGCAGCGACGGCGTCTATGAAAAGAACGGAACCCGCCTGGCCTTCAAGATCAACATCGCAGAGGGCGATCAGGTGCGTGTGGACATTGCCAATGTCGCGGCGCAGAACCTGAAGGACATCGGTGTGGACGCGACGGTTTCTGTCAATGCCGAAACCGACTGGGCCGGACAGGAAACCTATCTCATCGGCTGGGGAAGCCCCTTTGATCCAGATGACCACACCTACAAGGTATTCGGGACAGACAAAGGCTCAAACTACAGCGGATACTCCAATCCGAAGGTAGATGACCTTCTTCAGAAAGCCCGTGAAACCGACAATGACGCGCAGAGAATGGAATACTACAAGGCTTTTCAGGAAGAGCTGACAAAGGATATGCCTTATACCTTCATCGCTTATGTGGACGCCATCTACGTTGCCAAGGCCAATATTCAGGGGATTACGCCAGACACCATTTTAGGCCATCACGGTGTCGGTATTTTCTGGAACATTGCGGACTGGACTTTGAATTAA
- a CDS encoding ABC transporter ATP-binding protein encodes MTTLLDIKNLSVNIDTDQGCVHAVRDVSLTLKPGETLAIVGESGCGKSVFCKSILGILPVRARVAGGAVLFKGRELTGLPEKALEAVRGKEIAMIFQDPVSSLNPTMSIGSQIVEAVRAHQKLDKAEARKLAVSLMEQVGIDMAQKRFDQYPHQFSGGMLQRSVIAMALACGPDILIADEPTTALDVTIQSQILKLLKEIQKRTGVAILFITHDLGVVARMADRVAVMYAGRLVELGTVDDIFYDPRHPYTWGLLSSLPSTDGDEETLNPIPGTPPDLINPPRGDAFAPRNPYALAIDYEEAPPMFKISGTHYAATWLLDPRAPRIEPPVSVENGRVIKRQEVFG; translated from the coding sequence ATGACAACCTTACTGGATATTAAAAACCTGTCCGTCAATATCGACACAGATCAGGGCTGTGTCCACGCGGTGCGGGACGTGAGCCTGACGCTGAAGCCGGGTGAAACCCTGGCCATTGTGGGAGAATCGGGCTGCGGGAAGTCCGTGTTCTGCAAGAGCATTCTGGGGATTCTGCCGGTGCGGGCACGGGTGGCCGGCGGTGCAGTCCTCTTTAAGGGCAGGGAACTCACGGGCCTGCCGGAAAAAGCACTGGAGGCGGTTCGGGGAAAGGAGATCGCCATGATCTTTCAAGACCCTGTATCCTCCTTAAACCCGACGATGTCCATTGGCAGCCAGATTGTGGAGGCGGTCAGGGCACATCAAAAGCTCGATAAGGCAGAGGCCAGAAAGCTGGCCGTCTCGCTGATGGAGCAGGTGGGCATCGACATGGCTCAAAAGCGCTTTGACCAGTATCCCCACCAATTTTCAGGGGGCATGCTTCAGAGAAGTGTCATCGCCATGGCGCTGGCCTGCGGCCCGGATATTCTGATTGCCGACGAGCCGACAACCGCACTGGACGTCACCATCCAGTCCCAGATATTGAAACTGCTCAAGGAAATACAGAAACGGACAGGGGTGGCCATTCTGTTTATCACCCATGACCTGGGAGTGGTGGCTAGGATGGCTGACCGGGTGGCGGTGATGTATGCCGGCAGACTGGTGGAGCTCGGGACCGTTGATGATATTTTTTATGATCCGCGTCACCCCTATACCTGGGGACTGCTGTCATCGCTGCCGTCCACCGACGGCGATGAGGAAACCCTGAACCCCATCCCCGGCACGCCGCCGGATTTGATCAATCCGCCCAGGGGTGACGCCTTTGCGCCGCGCAACCCCTACGCGCTGGCCATCGACTATGAGGAAGCGCCCCCCATGTTTAAAATATCCGGGACACATTACGCTGCAACCTGGCTGCTCGACCCGCGGGCGCCCAGGATTGAGCCGCCGGTAAGCGTGGAAAACGGCCGGGTCATTAAGAGGCAGGAGGTTTTTGGATGA
- a CDS encoding ATP-binding cassette domain-containing protein: MNGKKLVEVRELRKYYRLDKHTTVRAVDGISFDILKGEIFGLVGESGSGKSTTGRALMHLFELTGGSVCFEGLEISDKSVYRKNRRRITGEMQMIFQDAASAVNTRMTIGEIITEPFRIRGEKADKKELREKAAALMALTGLSSSVMDRYPSEFSGGQLQRACIARALALNPQLIIADEPIASLDVSIQAQIVNLFKKLQEERGLTCLFIAHDLAMVRYISDRIGVMRHGRLVELAPGKELFSHPVHPYTQSLIEAIPVPDPGMGQRQSHAGYRPEKTEAQPVWHEVSPGHFACTPV, from the coding sequence ATGAACGGGAAAAAGCTGGTAGAAGTCCGGGAGCTCAGAAAATATTACAGGCTGGATAAGCACACCACCGTCAGGGCAGTGGACGGCATTTCCTTTGATATTCTCAAAGGCGAAATCTTTGGCCTGGTGGGCGAGAGCGGCTCCGGAAAATCGACGACCGGCAGAGCGCTGATGCACCTTTTTGAGCTGACCGGCGGCTCCGTCTGTTTTGAGGGACTGGAAATTTCAGATAAATCGGTCTACCGGAAAAACCGCAGACGCATCACCGGGGAAATGCAGATGATTTTTCAGGATGCGGCGTCGGCTGTCAATACCCGTATGACCATCGGCGAGATCATTACCGAGCCTTTTAGAATACGCGGCGAAAAAGCTGATAAAAAGGAGCTTCGTGAAAAGGCAGCAGCGCTCATGGCACTCACGGGTCTCAGCAGCAGCGTGATGGACCGCTACCCATCGGAATTTTCCGGCGGGCAGCTCCAGAGGGCCTGCATCGCCCGGGCGCTGGCCCTGAACCCACAGCTCATCATCGCGGATGAACCCATCGCCTCTCTGGATGTGTCCATCCAGGCCCAGATCGTAAACCTCTTTAAAAAGCTGCAGGAGGAGCGTGGACTGACCTGTCTGTTTATTGCCCATGACCTGGCCATGGTGCGGTACATCAGTGACCGGATCGGGGTGATGCGCCATGGCAGGCTGGTAGAGCTGGCGCCGGGAAAGGAGCTGTTCAGCCACCCGGTGCACCCCTATACCCAAAGCCTCATTGAGGCCATTCCGGTTCCTGACCCCGGGATGGGGCAGCGGCAAAGCCATGCTGGGTACAGGCCAGAAAAAACCGAGGCACAGCCGGTATGGCACGAGGTGTCGCCGGGGCACTTCGCCTGTACCCCTGTGTAA
- a CDS encoding N-acetyltransferase, which translates to MKIRQAVPDDHPLIYDLIETAFATARVADGTEQDFAEKLWNSDAYIPELDLVAEEDGNLVGHVMFTKTIVEQENGCFEALLLAPVSVLRSFRDQGIGASMIRAGQEKARNMGYKAVFLLGDPAYYRRFGFGPTFLYNIRCSLDLPEDHQENIMVCELLSGALEGVSGIVRM; encoded by the coding sequence ATGAAAATACGTCAGGCCGTCCCCGATGACCATCCCCTGATCTATGACCTGATCGAAACCGCCTTTGCGACAGCCCGGGTTGCCGACGGCACTGAACAGGATTTTGCAGAGAAGCTCTGGAACAGCGACGCCTATATACCAGAGCTGGACCTCGTCGCTGAGGAGGACGGGAATCTGGTGGGGCACGTTATGTTTACCAAAACCATCGTCGAGCAGGAAAACGGGTGCTTTGAAGCCCTGCTGCTGGCCCCGGTGTCTGTGCTGCGGTCTTTCCGGGATCAGGGCATTGGCGCGTCAATGATCCGCGCCGGACAGGAAAAAGCGCGGAATATGGGGTATAAAGCAGTCTTCCTGCTGGGCGATCCGGCCTATTACAGGCGATTTGGCTTTGGCCCGACCTTTCTTTATAATATCCGCTGTTCCCTTGATCTGCCGGAGGATCACCAGGAAAATATCATGGTGTGCGAGCTGCTCTCCGGCGCTTTGGAGGGTGTGAGCGGAATTGTCAGAATGTAA
- a CDS encoding 2-hydroxyacid dehydrogenase, with protein sequence MNIVLLESLAVDSETLEALVKPLADAGHSFKAYERNDDPEIQIQEARDADILMIANMPLKGEVIEACEHLKYIDVAFTGVDHVDLEAAKRKGVAVSNASGYSNESVAELAIEMMLSLLRNVPQMDARARDGKTKDGLVGSELKGKTVGIIGTGAIGSRTAELCHAFGCNIVAYNGFGSGRNKPDYITYMPLKEMLEQSDIVTLHCPLTDQSRGMINAETIAYMKPTAYLINAARGPVVDSQALADALNSGKIAGAGIDVLEMEPPFPAEHPLLKAKHTIITPHIAFASKESMKIRADIVFKNIETWMAGKQQNIIL encoded by the coding sequence ATGAACATTGTATTGTTAGAATCTCTGGCGGTTGACAGCGAAACGCTGGAGGCGCTGGTAAAGCCCCTGGCCGACGCGGGCCACAGCTTTAAAGCCTATGAACGAAACGACGATCCGGAAATTCAAATTCAGGAAGCCAGGGATGCAGACATCTTAATGATTGCCAATATGCCTTTAAAGGGTGAGGTTATTGAGGCCTGCGAGCACCTTAAATATATTGATGTTGCCTTTACCGGGGTAGACCACGTGGACCTGGAGGCCGCTAAAAGAAAAGGTGTGGCTGTCAGCAACGCCTCCGGCTATTCTAATGAGTCTGTCGCTGAGCTGGCCATCGAAATGATGCTTTCCCTGCTGCGCAATGTCCCGCAGATGGATGCCCGCGCCCGTGATGGGAAAACCAAGGACGGCCTGGTGGGCAGTGAGCTCAAGGGAAAAACCGTTGGGATTATCGGTACTGGAGCCATCGGAAGCCGTACCGCTGAGCTCTGCCATGCCTTCGGCTGTAATATCGTTGCTTACAATGGCTTTGGCAGCGGCAGGAACAAGCCGGATTATATCACCTATATGCCTTTAAAAGAAATGCTTGAGCAGTCTGATATTGTCACCCTGCATTGTCCGCTGACAGACCAGTCGCGGGGGATGATCAACGCGGAGACCATCGCTTATATGAAACCCACCGCCTATCTGATCAATGCCGCCAGAGGCCCGGTGGTCGATTCACAGGCACTGGCCGATGCGCTGAACAGCGGTAAAATCGCCGGAGCCGGCATCGACGTTCTGGAAATGGAACCCCCTTTCCCGGCAGAGCATCCGTTGCTCAAGGCAAAGCATACCATCATTACGCCGCATATTGCCTTTGCCAGCAAAGAGTCCATGAAAATCCGGGCAGATATTGTTTTTAAAAATATTGAAACCTGGATGGCAGGGAAGCAGCAGAATATTATTTTGTAA
- a CDS encoding uroporphyrinogen decarboxylase family protein, which produces MSNPQEQLKLRQERVAKTFKREIPDKVPIFLAAEAYSPFYLGLKPTDVTDYDKAMDISKKVAADLNYDCTYYPYTPQNLVLSPCIEALGGSVHVVNEEFIKQINPENVTIMEPEDYPGFIKDPFNYLLEEIYPRRYKTLAGNDDEEKYQKIVGMMKSNMTYGAYCAKFEEEAGIVVLQDAQLYFNPVDIIFDLLRDFRGIVRDIKKRPEEVRDAGLAMVDGILKYAATKKVLPHKAFFCPMHLPTFLTPKDFEKVYWPSFKKLTEGIVAMGHNILFEFEVDYGHLFEFLQELPKTNIAGIFEMKDLKLVKEKLGNTMSIVGGLDTNTLYHGTEQDCIDMVKKLIDDLAPGGGYMLGPSTPLTFPIDAKKENLKAALDFANEYGIYK; this is translated from the coding sequence ATGAGCAATCCACAAGAACAACTTAAGTTACGTCAAGAACGCGTCGCAAAAACTTTCAAACGCGAAATTCCGGATAAGGTGCCGATTTTCCTGGCTGCCGAAGCCTATTCGCCCTTTTACCTCGGCCTCAAACCCACCGATGTTACAGATTATGACAAAGCTATGGACATTTCAAAAAAGGTGGCTGCTGATTTGAATTACGATTGTACCTATTATCCCTACACACCGCAGAACCTGGTGCTTTCTCCTTGTATTGAAGCTTTGGGCGGCAGTGTTCACGTTGTCAATGAAGAATTTATCAAACAAATCAATCCTGAAAATGTGACGATTATGGAGCCCGAGGATTATCCTGGATTCATAAAAGATCCTTTCAACTACCTTCTTGAAGAAATCTATCCACGTCGTTACAAAACCCTGGCAGGCAACGATGACGAAGAAAAATACCAGAAAATCGTCGGTATGATGAAGAGCAATATGACCTACGGCGCCTATTGTGCAAAATTTGAAGAAGAAGCTGGAATTGTTGTTCTCCAGGATGCCCAGCTTTACTTTAATCCTGTAGACATCATTTTTGACTTGCTGCGTGATTTCCGCGGTATCGTACGGGACATTAAAAAGCGTCCGGAAGAAGTACGGGATGCGGGTTTAGCCATGGTTGACGGTATTCTTAAATACGCAGCCACAAAAAAGGTTCTGCCTCATAAAGCCTTCTTCTGCCCCATGCACCTCCCTACCTTCCTGACACCAAAAGATTTTGAAAAAGTTTACTGGCCTTCCTTCAAAAAACTTACTGAAGGTATCGTTGCCATGGGTCACAACATTCTCTTTGAATTTGAAGTAGATTACGGCCATCTTTTTGAATTTCTCCAAGAATTACCAAAGACCAATATCGCGGGCATCTTCGAAATGAAGGACTTAAAACTTGTCAAAGAAAAACTTGGCAACACCATGTCCATCGTTGGCGGCCTTGATACCAACACCCTCTACCACGGCACCGAACAGGATTGTATCGACATGGTTAAAAAACTCATCGACGATCTGGCGCCCGGCGGCGGTTATATGCTTGGACCATCCACTCCGCTGACTTTCCCTATCGACGCCAAGAAAGAAAATTTAAAAGCTGCCCTCGATTTTGCCAACGAATACGGCATTTATAAATAA
- a CDS encoding cobalamin-dependent protein (Presence of a B(12) (cobalamin)-binding domain implies dependence on cobalamin itself, in one of its several forms, or in some unusual lineages, dependence on a cobalamin-like analog.): protein MQDPLIDAIIALNDKKTLEIVCFLRSEGVSPIEIIERIQEGIVQVGELYQQKHYYLADLIMAGLIFKDVLKLKEMKTSSGGTTLSKRYTILLGTVKNDMHDIGKELFMDLAQSSGFHVIDLGVDVAPEVFLNQYCQTQADIIALSGILTQSIQQMSAVIRLFEKSGERSRVKFLIGGYPVTADACTYTGADAFAADIKQGVEICQSWCI, encoded by the coding sequence ATGCAAGATCCACTCATCGACGCCATCATTGCCCTCAATGACAAAAAAACTCTGGAAATCGTCTGCTTTCTTCGCAGTGAAGGCGTATCACCCATCGAAATTATCGAACGCATCCAAGAGGGGATCGTCCAAGTGGGCGAGTTATACCAGCAAAAGCATTACTACTTGGCTGATCTCATCATGGCTGGACTGATTTTTAAAGATGTCCTTAAGCTTAAAGAGATGAAGACCAGTTCCGGTGGCACCACTCTCTCAAAAAGGTATACGATCCTGTTGGGCACTGTCAAAAACGATATGCACGACATTGGCAAGGAGCTTTTTATGGATTTAGCTCAGTCTTCAGGCTTTCATGTCATCGATTTGGGCGTCGACGTTGCACCGGAGGTATTTTTAAACCAATATTGCCAAACCCAAGCTGACATCATCGCCCTCAGCGGTATTCTCACCCAATCTATCCAGCAGATGAGCGCTGTCATCCGCCTTTTTGAAAAAAGCGGTGAACGTAGTCGGGTGAAGTTTCTTATCGGCGGGTACCCCGTCACGGCGGATGCCTGTACCTATACAGGTGCAGACGCCTTTGCCGCAGACATCAAACAGGGTGTGGAAATTTGCCAGTCATGGTGCATTTAG
- a CDS encoding GntR family transcriptional regulator, giving the protein METLHNQIYLKLRDAIESGAFMVGEMLPSENSLGKQFQTARVTVRKALIRLADEGYIYAVPSKGYFVNQKRRNLYAWTYDEKNLFKMKITSGKLVSVDLILPNVDISYNLRVPGDRYVVAIKRLFYSGETCVAYEENFFPYFSGMVIDEDTLQSAVLTDILGQNTALYDISKKITCGVTETGPPEVSDLNLPENTPVCLIETFINDDEDEPLAWSLRYFAITSLQMHCELSMESLRR; this is encoded by the coding sequence ATGGAAACGCTGCATAATCAAATTTATTTAAAACTTCGGGATGCCATTGAAAGCGGAGCCTTTATGGTGGGCGAGATGCTTCCCTCGGAAAACTCCCTTGGCAAGCAGTTTCAAACCGCCCGGGTGACGGTCCGCAAAGCTCTCATCCGCCTGGCCGATGAGGGCTACATCTACGCAGTTCCCAGCAAAGGATACTTTGTCAACCAAAAACGGCGCAACCTTTATGCCTGGACCTACGACGAAAAAAATCTTTTTAAAATGAAAATTACCAGCGGAAAGCTGGTTTCTGTGGATTTGATCTTGCCCAACGTGGATATCTCCTACAATTTGAGGGTTCCCGGCGATCGCTATGTGGTGGCCATCAAGCGCCTGTTTTATTCCGGGGAAACCTGTGTAGCTTACGAGGAAAACTTTTTCCCCTACTTTAGCGGTATGGTCATCGATGAAGACACCCTCCAAAGCGCTGTTCTTACGGATATCCTGGGTCAGAACACGGCGTTATACGATATTTCTAAAAAAATCACCTGTGGTGTTACGGAAACCGGTCCACCAGAGGTTTCAGATCTCAATCTCCCGGAAAATACGCCTGTTTGCCTTATTGAAACCTTTATCAACGATGACGAGGATGAGCCGCTGGCCTGGTCGCTCCGGTACTTTGCCATCACGTCATTGCAGATGCACTGTGAATTATCCATGGAAAGTTTGCGGAGGTAA
- a CDS encoding GntR family transcriptional regulator yields the protein MEQPLYRKLVNDIKHKIQTQVYRPGDKLPSEITLMADYQVSKSTLRKALKTLCDESYLKNVYRVGYFISRPEKNDYLLHFDEVDYDIRFNERKLLSQTFVSMAESPAPWAFNCEYLYFSSGIPAAFQCSSFFLRKKPRHAPSESNNQRIVKLFADSVFLHNVEKKLYIEGRRAPAFITSHLRLPQNSILICTRHAYTNRKGSLIASSETWYRSTYFNFSANAK from the coding sequence ATGGAACAGCCCCTCTACAGAAAATTGGTCAACGACATCAAACATAAAATCCAAACCCAAGTCTACCGTCCCGGCGACAAGCTGCCCTCTGAGATCACCCTCATGGCCGATTACCAGGTGAGCAAATCGACGCTGCGCAAGGCCCTCAAAACGCTTTGTGATGAGTCTTACCTTAAAAATGTTTATCGGGTTGGTTATTTTATCAGCCGTCCTGAAAAAAATGACTACCTTCTCCATTTTGACGAGGTGGATTACGACATTCGTTTTAACGAAAGAAAACTGCTGTCCCAGACCTTCGTATCGATGGCGGAAAGTCCGGCCCCCTGGGCCTTTAACTGTGAGTATTTGTATTTTTCTTCGGGAATTCCCGCCGCCTTCCAATGCAGCAGCTTCTTTTTAAGAAAAAAACCCCGGCACGCGCCTTCTGAGAGCAATAACCAACGTATTGTGAAGCTTTTCGCCGATTCTGTTTTTCTCCATAACGTGGAAAAAAAATTATACATCGAAGGGCGAAGGGCCCCGGCTTTTATCACTTCTCATTTGCGTCTGCCACAAAACAGCATTCTCATTTGTACCCGTCACGCCTACACCAACCGCAAGGGAAGCCTTATTGCCAGCAGTGAAACCTGGTATCGTTCCACCTATTTCAATTTTAGCGCTAACGCAAAATAG